One window of Fusarium keratoplasticum isolate Fu6.1 chromosome 2, whole genome shotgun sequence genomic DNA carries:
- a CDS encoding Protein kinase domain-containing protein has protein sequence MQAVKGQAELVRKAKLARSYQELLDEFSSKDLKSVGSYTLGRLIGKGSFGKVYLASHKLTNGSKVVLKSANKGDSNLAREIHHHRQFIHPHIARLYEVIVTENMVWMVLEYCSGDELYNHLLEHGPLPVQKVQKIFTQLVGAVCYVHNHSCVHRDLKLENILFDKHENVKLVDFGFTREYEGRTNHLQTFCGTICYSAPEMLKGEKYAGEKVDVWSLGVILYALLCGELPFDDDDDNVTRTKILAEEPKYPDHLPADAVPLIKALLSKRPLLRPTLPDILADPFLAEHAPTQRAILDVQQSPPFSTPLEKDCLQRMRSAGVNIDAVIESVLSQKCDTLAGWWALLLEKEQRKMQRKERKRKEREAESRSIRRLSAASSRLERIAPILHEVDEANGMSRHMRLEHSGSGSRSRGRSERRSAHYVDYVVSDLPQLLEVGKEPGAANADGDHPPPPVDKDSIRSVSTSRQRRPIPPPKEGLIRSARSRGSTLHLVTTSDALGTDGGSAQSQQSQASGSEKTRRKPSLAFITHWKNMTHWLAENTTRRSKRGHERRTSRSTPDLHKKEGSATSSKDGSSRPQTSKYPASGSPGTQPTAGLPKGVVANGHVARAHQAGSSVQRTASGGLTSPTYPPPRITTGSSYKRQSLSPSPLTPRSTVRRSSAGLRGRKSTSSSVSSVRSIHHHHHSHSKASSTSSAASFSTSMSKTPLQRGHSPHHSVKVLPATPTSVSFPSNIRLVRATPPPLSIFNEGMPSGPPQAPGSPNPFSSGIMFAKRKRNLFKGPTLNFAGSSQGQRNSGSGSHSRSASASGLGRRSGEITIQEEDEGSGEDDDIEEVDVFSPVIGGPGEKIEEQIFEEHETPKLEPAPTIIEKKPEVAASTTAETSTSVAAGKAPAA, from the exons ATGCAGGCAGTCAAAGGACAGGCCGAGCTGGtgcgcaaggccaag CTTGCCCGCTCGTAtcaggagcttctcga TGAATTCTCCAGCAAGGATCTCAAATCCGTCGGCTCCTATACTCTCGGTCGGTTGATTGGAAAGGGATCTTTTGGCAAGGTTTACCTCGCCTCCCACAAGCTCACCAATGGCTCCAAG GTCGTCCTCAAGTCCGCCAACAAGGGCGACTCCAACCTTGCCCGGGagatccatcaccatcgacagTTTATACATCCGCACATTGCGAGGTTATACGAGGTTATCGTGACGGAGAACATGGTTTGGATGGTTCTCGAATACTGTTCCG GCGACGAACTATACAATCACCTCCTCGAACACGGTCCGCTACCCGTCCAAAAAGTCCAAAAGATCTTTACACAGCTCGTCGGTGCCGTCTGCTACGTCCACAACCACTCGTGCGTCCACCGCGATCTCAAGCTCGAAAACATCCTCTTCGACAAGCATGAAAATGTCAAGCTGGTCGACTTTGGGTTCACAAGAGAGTATGAGGGTAGGACCAACCACCTCCAGACATTCTGCGGCACCATCTGCTATTCAGCAcccgagatgctcaagggcgagaaATATGCTGGCGAAAAGGTGGATGTTTGGAGTCTCGGTGTGATTCTATACGCTCTGCTCTGTGGCGAGCTTCCcttcgacgacgatgatgataaCGTTACCCGAACCAAGATCCTGGCCGAGGAACCCAAGTATCCTGATCATCTTCCAGCTGACGCAGTTCCACTGATCAAGGCACTCTTGTCCAAGAGACCACTCCTACGTCCAACATTGCCCGATATCCTTGCCGACCCGTTCCTCGCCGAGCATGCCCCTACCCAACGAGCTATTCTCGATGTCCAGCAGTCACCTCCGTTCTCGACCCCCTTAGAAAAGGATTGTTTACAGAGGATGCGAAGCGCTGGTGTCAACATCGATGCCGTGATCGAAAGTGTGCTCTCTCAAAAATGCGATACCCTTGCGGGATGGTGGGCTCTCCTTCTCGAAAAGGAGCAGCGCAAGATGCAGAGAAAGGAGAGGAAGCGGAAAGAGAGGGAGGCCGAAAGCCGCAGCATACGACGTTTGTCCGCAGCATCGAGTCGACTGGAACGGATAGCTCCCATCCTACATGAGGTAGACGAAGCTAATGGCATGTCACGACACATGAGACTGGAGCACTCGGGATCGGGATCACGAAGTCGAGGGAGAAGCGAGCGGAGGAGCGCCCATTACGTGGACTACGTGGTATCAGATCTCCCTCAACTACTCGAAGTTGGAAAGGAACCAGGAGCAGCAAACGCCGATGGTGACCATCCTCCCCCACCCGTCGACAAGGACTCGATCAGATCGGTTTCGACCTCTCGACAGCGCCGACCTATTCCACCTCCTAAGGAGGGCCTAATACGTAGTGCTCGATCACGGGGCTCgactcttcatctcgttACGACATCGGATGCACTAGGTACGGACGGTGGCAGTGCTCAGAGCCAGCAGAGCCAGGCAAGCGGTTCCGAAAAGACACGAAGGAAGCCCAGCCTTGCATTCATAACCCACTGGAAGAATATGACACACTGGTTGGCTGAGAacacgacgaggaggagcaaaCGTGGGCACGAGAGGCGGACAAGTCGGAGCACTCCCGACCTGCATAAGAAAGAGGGCAGTGCCACCAGCAGTAAGGATGGAAGCTCACGGCCGCAAACTAGCAAGTACCCGGCTTCCGGCTCACCGGGGACACAGCCAACAGCCGGGCTGCCCAAGGGAGTCGTGGCTAACGGCCATGTCGCGAGGGCACATCAGGCCGGAAGCAGTGTTCAGAGGACAGCCTCGGGAGGGTTGACATCTCCGACCTACCCACCACCACGTATCACTACGGGGTCGTCGTACAAGCGACAGTCATTGTCACCCTCGCCCCTGACCCCGAGGTCGACGGTTCGACGGTCGTCAGCTGGACTGCGAGGCCGAAagtcgacatcatcctctGTGTCGTCGGTTCGATCGatacaccatcatcatcattcccACTCAAAGGCATCGTCCACCAGCTCGGCAGCTTCTTTTTCTACATCCATGTCGAAAACGCCTCTTCAACGAGGTCATTCACCTCATCATTCTGTCAAGGTTCTACCAGCAACACCTACTTCTGTGTCGTTTCCATCAAATATCCGCCTTGTTCGAGCGACACCACCTCCATTGAGCATCTTTAACGAAGGCATGCCATCTGGTCCCCCACAGGCACCTGGATCGCCGAACCCCTTCTCTTCTGGCATCATGTTTGCCAAGCGGAAGCGCAACTTGTTCAAGGGGCCGACACTTAACTTTGCCGGATCTTCACAAGGTCAACGCAACAGTGGATCGGGTTCGCATTCCCGAAGTGCGAGTGCCTCCGGACTGGGACGTCGATCTGGAGAAATCACCAttcaagaggaggatgagggaTCCGGAGAGGACGATGATATCGAAGAAGTTGATGTCTTTAGTCCGGTCATTGGGGGTCCAGGGGAAAAGATCGAAGAGCAAATCTTTGAAGAGCATGAAACACCAAAACTGGAACCGGCGCCCACCATCATCGAAAAGAAGCCAGAGGTCGCAGCCTCGACGACAGCCGAAACCTCGACTTCAGTGGCTGCAGGAAAGGCTCCCGCGGCATAG